From one Desulfobaculum xiamenense genomic stretch:
- the fliF gene encoding flagellar basal-body MS-ring/collar protein FliF, with protein sequence MPPFLNDTLDRAKSFWGRTTVSQRVLIAGLTVTVIVTFFLLIFWLNQPDYRVLYSRLYPEDASSVVQMLQKEGVKYKLGENGSTIMVPADQVYDLRLKVAGEGKIHGQGIGFEIFDEVKVGQTDFVQRINYQRALQGELARTISEFPQVERARVHLVLPQKTLFLEEKSEPSASVVIKLKQGEKLTPEEVNGIVNLVSMAVEGLSTERITVADTKGEIIYSPKESSDSLSTTQLEQKNSVEHALELRIEEMLSPLYGPGRVIAKVNADLDFSRKTTHKEEYDPESAVIRSEQRSEETQQGAANLQSGVAEPNFRGDGPGGAVSNQQATRETRTTNYEINKIEQEIVSPIGELDRLTVAVIVDGVYTDVLDADGKTTGEFSFAPRDAQELARIRQLVSNAVGLDEVRGDTIEVSSISFGGPEQEIRADLAQIILEYVQRLGKPFLNGLLIFLFLVLVVRPVVMALIRPKTEVEGVEGIAGLPEGEGRIALSEGEEEEELEALRKLDDIRAHALQLSEQNMDGAMAIIKTWLKEEATT encoded by the coding sequence ATGCCCCCGTTTCTGAACGACACACTCGACAGGGCCAAATCCTTCTGGGGAAGGACCACCGTCTCCCAGCGCGTCCTCATCGCCGGGCTGACGGTGACGGTCATCGTCACCTTCTTCCTGCTTATCTTCTGGCTCAACCAGCCCGACTACCGCGTGCTGTACTCGCGCCTGTATCCCGAGGACGCGTCCAGCGTGGTGCAGATGCTCCAGAAGGAAGGCGTGAAGTACAAGCTCGGCGAGAACGGCTCCACCATCATGGTCCCCGCCGATCAGGTCTACGACCTGCGGCTCAAGGTCGCTGGCGAGGGCAAGATCCACGGGCAGGGCATCGGCTTCGAGATTTTCGACGAGGTCAAGGTCGGCCAGACGGACTTCGTGCAGCGCATCAACTACCAGCGCGCCCTGCAGGGCGAACTGGCGCGCACCATCAGCGAGTTCCCACAGGTGGAGCGCGCACGCGTGCATCTGGTCCTGCCGCAGAAGACGCTGTTCCTCGAAGAGAAGTCCGAGCCGTCGGCCTCCGTGGTGATCAAGCTCAAGCAGGGCGAGAAGCTCACCCCCGAGGAAGTCAACGGCATCGTCAATCTGGTGTCCATGGCCGTGGAAGGCCTCTCGACGGAACGCATCACCGTGGCCGACACCAAGGGCGAGATCATCTATTCCCCCAAGGAGTCGTCCGACTCCCTCTCCACCACGCAGCTCGAACAGAAGAACAGCGTGGAGCACGCCCTTGAGCTGCGCATCGAGGAGATGCTGTCTCCGCTGTACGGTCCCGGCCGTGTCATCGCCAAGGTCAACGCCGATCTGGACTTCAGCCGGAAAACGACGCACAAGGAGGAATACGACCCCGAGAGCGCCGTCATCCGCAGCGAACAGCGCAGCGAGGAAACCCAGCAGGGTGCCGCCAACCTCCAGTCCGGCGTTGCCGAACCGAATTTCCGTGGCGACGGCCCGGGCGGCGCGGTCTCCAACCAGCAGGCCACCCGCGAGACCAGAACCACCAACTACGAAATCAACAAGATCGAGCAGGAGATCGTCTCCCCCATCGGCGAGCTGGACCGGCTGACCGTGGCCGTCATCGTCGATGGCGTGTACACCGACGTGCTCGACGCCGATGGCAAGACCACTGGCGAATTCTCCTTTGCCCCGCGCGATGCGCAGGAACTGGCGCGCATCCGTCAGCTCGTTTCCAATGCCGTGGGACTGGACGAGGTGCGCGGCGATACCATAGAGGTATCGAGCATCTCCTTTGGCGGACCGGAACAGGAAATCAGGGCCGACCTCGCGCAGATCATCCTTGAATACGTGCAGCGGCTGGGCAAGCCGTTCCTCAACGGACTGCTGATCTTCCTGTTCCTCGTACTCGTGGTGAGGCCCGTGGTCATGGCCCTCATTCGGCCCAAGACCGAGGTCGAGGGCGTGGAGGGCATCGCCGGACTGCCCGAGGGCGAGGGCCGCATCGCCCTTTCCGAGGGCGAGGAAGAGGAGGAGCTGGAGGCGCTGCGCAAGCTCGATGACATTCGCGCCCACGCCCTGCAACTTTCCGAGCAGAACATGGACGGCGCGATGGCCATCATCAAGACCTGGCTCAAAGAGGAGGCCACCACGTAA
- the fliG gene encoding flagellar motor switch protein FliG, producing MSLSGPHKTAILLLAMGEKFTSEVFKRLDRTEIAQISKAMVEMETIPKEQVEEVLREYHHQLILNAEMLMGGPDTVKKLLMKNLDSETAKYILDALDLDTGPAPFRELENVSPRILSQILRNEHPQTLALILGHLHPDQAADLLQALPAGVRPEILMRLARLEAVAEEMLLEVDKVLQSQLIAMGGKEGKKVGGVQAVAEILNAVDRATEEEVLSEIEEESSQMAEDIRNLMFVFEDIRALDDRSIRELLKEVSNEDLTKALKGSTEDLQEKFFKNLSERAATMIREDLEIMGPVRLSEVESSQQNIVKIVRRLESEGRIMIGRGGGDVFV from the coding sequence ATGAGCCTTTCCGGACCGCACAAGACAGCCATCCTGCTGCTGGCCATGGGCGAGAAGTTCACCTCCGAGGTGTTCAAGCGGCTCGATCGCACCGAGATCGCCCAGATTTCCAAGGCCATGGTGGAGATGGAGACCATACCCAAGGAGCAGGTGGAAGAGGTGCTTCGCGAGTACCACCACCAGCTCATCCTCAACGCCGAGATGCTCATGGGCGGTCCCGACACCGTCAAGAAGCTGCTCATGAAGAACCTCGACTCCGAGACCGCCAAGTACATCCTCGACGCGCTCGATCTCGACACCGGCCCGGCTCCGTTCCGCGAACTGGAGAACGTCAGCCCGCGCATCCTGTCGCAGATTCTGCGCAACGAGCATCCGCAGACGCTGGCCCTCATCCTCGGCCACCTGCACCCGGATCAGGCCGCCGACCTGTTGCAGGCGCTGCCCGCCGGTGTGCGGCCCGAGATTCTCATGCGTCTGGCCCGGCTGGAGGCCGTGGCCGAGGAAATGCTCCTCGAAGTGGACAAGGTGCTCCAGAGTCAGCTCATCGCCATGGGCGGCAAGGAAGGCAAGAAGGTCGGCGGCGTGCAGGCCGTGGCCGAAATCCTCAACGCCGTGGACCGCGCCACCGAGGAAGAGGTCCTTTCCGAGATCGAGGAGGAATCCTCGCAGATGGCCGAGGACATCCGCAACCTCATGTTCGTGTTCGAGGACATTCGCGCGCTGGACGACCGCTCCATCCGCGAACTGCTCAAGGAGGTCTCCAACGAGGACCTGACCAAGGCCCTCAAGGGGTCTACCGAGGATCTTCAGGAAAAGTTCTTCAAGAACCTGTCGGAACGCGCCGCCACCATGATTCGAGAGGATCTCGAAATCATGGGCCCGGTGCGCCTGTCCGAGGTCGAAAGCTCGCAGCAGAACATCGTCAAGATCGTTCGCAGGCTGGAGAGCGAGGGACGCATCATGATCGGCCGCGGAGGCGGAGATGTCTTTGTCTGA
- the ald gene encoding alanine dehydrogenase, translated as MIIGVPKEVKTLENRVAMTPGGVKSLTKRGHEVLVERGAGLGSGITDEEYSAVGARIVSTAEAWAAELVVKVKEPIASEYGYLREDLILFTYLHLAADEPLTKALLDSGCTAIAYETVQLPDRTLPLLMPMSEVAGRMAAQVGARYLERSQGGRGILLGGVPGVSPGAVVILGAGIVGTNAAKIALGLGAQVTMIDINHHRLVYMDDVFGGRLITMTSTEHNIRQAVQYADLLIGAVLIPGAKAPKLVTANMVKTMKPGSVIVDVAIDQGGCIETIKPTTHADPIYEIDGVVHYGVTNMPGAVPRTSTFALTNQTITYVLKLADAGLDALRADAALRGGLNTYKGTLTCPAVGEAFGLPASAPEVIL; from the coding sequence ATGATCATCGGTGTCCCCAAGGAAGTCAAAACGTTGGAGAACCGGGTCGCAATGACCCCCGGCGGCGTGAAGAGCCTGACCAAGCGTGGCCACGAGGTGCTCGTGGAACGCGGGGCCGGTCTCGGCAGCGGCATCACCGACGAGGAATACTCCGCCGTCGGCGCACGCATCGTCAGCACCGCCGAAGCCTGGGCCGCCGAGCTGGTGGTCAAGGTCAAGGAACCCATCGCCTCCGAGTACGGGTACCTGCGGGAGGATTTGATCCTCTTCACCTATCTCCACCTTGCCGCGGACGAACCGTTGACCAAGGCACTGCTCGATTCCGGCTGCACGGCCATCGCCTACGAGACCGTCCAGCTTCCGGACCGCACCCTGCCGCTACTCATGCCCATGAGCGAAGTGGCTGGCCGCATGGCCGCACAGGTGGGCGCACGCTATCTGGAGCGCTCGCAGGGCGGACGCGGCATTCTGCTTGGCGGCGTGCCCGGCGTGTCTCCGGGCGCGGTGGTTATCCTCGGCGCGGGCATCGTCGGCACCAACGCAGCCAAGATCGCCCTCGGCCTCGGCGCGCAGGTCACCATGATCGACATCAACCACCACCGGCTGGTGTACATGGACGACGTGTTCGGCGGACGGCTGATCACCATGACCTCGACGGAGCACAACATCCGTCAGGCCGTGCAGTACGCGGACCTGCTCATCGGCGCGGTACTCATTCCCGGCGCCAAGGCCCCGAAGCTGGTCACGGCCAACATGGTGAAGACCATGAAACCCGGATCGGTCATCGTGGACGTGGCCATCGATCAGGGCGGCTGCATCGAAACCATAAAGCCCACCACCCATGCCGACCCGATCTACGAGATCGATGGCGTGGTGCATTACGGCGTGACGAACATGCCCGGAGCCGTGCCCCGCACCTCCACGTTCGCACTCACGAACCAAACCATCACCTACGTGCTCAAGCTCGCCGACGCCGGCCTTGATGCCCTGCGCGCCGACGCCGCACTCCGGGGTGGATTGAATACATACAAGGGCACACTGACGTGCCCCGCCGTTGGCGAGGCTTTTGGCCTCCCTGCATCGGCACCAGAGGTCATCCTCTAA
- a CDS encoding FliH/SctL family protein, with product MSLSDGQGKRQGRIVVGLGGNGLSQETLERMQGTSRGWSAHTEEEYMRRVQEKAADRAREIVADAMREAQEIRERAFHEGLNEAAAQCQAQLDAAVDQSAITLAQAMSAVQEGSDAIWQRHRQDIVTLVRLAVERLLAVELDSRREEVLAALLDQALDAIDTHKGLVIRIRPEDEEIMQALLERAKAAHPDLERWGLRVDPALAQGGMVLESEEGMVDNSVSGRFAAVAPVFDQLGIVNGDNR from the coding sequence ATGTCTTTGTCTGACGGACAGGGCAAGCGGCAGGGGCGCATCGTCGTGGGCCTTGGCGGCAACGGCCTCTCGCAGGAGACGCTGGAGCGCATGCAGGGCACCTCGCGCGGGTGGTCGGCGCATACCGAAGAGGAATACATGCGCCGCGTGCAGGAAAAGGCCGCGGACCGTGCCCGCGAGATCGTTGCCGATGCCATGCGCGAGGCGCAGGAGATTCGCGAGCGTGCCTTTCACGAGGGACTGAACGAGGCCGCGGCGCAGTGTCAGGCCCAGCTCGACGCCGCCGTGGACCAGTCTGCCATCACCCTTGCGCAGGCCATGAGCGCCGTGCAGGAAGGCAGCGACGCCATCTGGCAGCGCCACCGTCAGGACATTGTCACTCTCGTTCGCCTTGCGGTGGAGCGCCTTTTGGCCGTGGAACTCGATTCCCGCCGTGAGGAGGTGCTTGCCGCGCTGCTCGATCAGGCCCTTGACGCCATCGACACGCACAAGGGCCTCGTCATCCGCATTCGGCCCGAGGACGAGGAAATCATGCAGGCGCTACTTGAACGCGCCAAGGCCGCGCATCCGGACCTCGAACGCTGGGGACTGCGGGTCGATCCCGCCCTCGCGCAGGGCGGCATGGTCCTCGAAAGCGAGGAGGGCATGGTGGATAATTCCGTGTCCGGGCGCTTCGCGGCCGTTGCACCGGTCTTCGATCAGCTCGGCATCGTCAACGGAGACAACCGGTGA
- a CDS encoding universal stress protein: protein MFANILVATHGTPGAQRAEQLAARLAGDWGARLTVLSVVNADWSLMTGDDWLNSSATRNHFADYVEAEIDREMRAVWERIREQIAPLDPAFVRRVGPLEQSITDAARETGADLIVVGTRQQRQAPGFRARLDDRLLHPELPCPLLVAP from the coding sequence ATGTTCGCAAACATCCTCGTGGCAACACATGGCACCCCCGGCGCGCAGCGGGCAGAACAGCTCGCCGCGCGGCTGGCCGGGGACTGGGGAGCGCGGCTTACCGTGCTTTCCGTGGTCAACGCGGACTGGAGCCTCATGACCGGGGACGACTGGCTCAATTCCTCCGCCACACGCAACCATTTCGCGGACTACGTGGAGGCCGAGATAGACCGCGAGATGCGCGCCGTGTGGGAACGCATCCGCGAACAGATCGCCCCGCTCGATCCCGCGTTCGTGCGGCGGGTGGGGCCTCTGGAGCAATCCATAACCGACGCCGCCCGCGAAACAGGAGCGGATCTCATTGTGGTCGGAACGCGACAGCAGCGGCAGGCTCCCGGCTTTCGGGCGCGGCTGGACGACAGGCTCTTGCACCCCGAATTACCCTGTCCGTTGCTGGTGGCTCCGTGA
- a CDS encoding Lrp/AsnC family transcriptional regulator, whose translation MKRQLDQTDARLVAALTEDGQQSTGRLAERLGVTGPTIRSRLKNLITSGMLRVAALVDPFRVKGLTVALVGLCVESHNKLDRKMEQISKLEKVNWVAVITGRYDLLVEIVLTDGIDDLYHFINEELSQIGGITNTESFVVMQARRKWILLPQGARDSGER comes from the coding sequence ATGAAGAGACAGCTCGACCAGACGGACGCCAGACTCGTAGCGGCGCTGACCGAAGACGGCCAGCAGTCGACGGGCAGGCTTGCCGAGCGTCTCGGCGTGACCGGCCCGACGATTCGTTCGAGACTCAAGAATCTCATCACTTCCGGAATGCTGCGCGTGGCCGCGCTGGTCGATCCCTTCCGCGTGAAGGGGCTGACGGTGGCGCTTGTGGGCCTATGCGTGGAGAGCCACAACAAGCTTGACCGGAAGATGGAGCAGATATCGAAGCTGGAGAAGGTGAACTGGGTGGCCGTAATTACCGGCCGCTACGACCTGCTGGTCGAAATCGTACTCACCGACGGCATAGACGACCTCTATCACTTCATAAATGAAGAGCTGTCCCAGATCGGCGGCATCACCAACACGGAGTCCTTCGTGGTGATGCAGGCCCGTCGCAAGTGGATACTGCTGCCGCAAGGCGCACGGGACAGCGGGGAAAGATAG
- a CDS encoding FliI/YscN family ATPase — translation MSLDPRGCIALLRDTNPCQTYGKVSKVVGLIAEGRGIKAPLGAVCELLPDGRAENAIYAEVVGFREGASLFMPYGEMRGIRPGSLIRNTATPPLFPVGRNFLGRAVDAFGAPLDNGTPIAPAAYYPLYANPLNPLDRPRIQEPLDVGVRAINGLLTLGKGQRVGIMAGSGVGKSTLMGMMARYTRADVNVIALVGERGREVLEFIEKDLGPEGMARSVLVVATSDMSPLVRMRAAYAASAMAEYFRDQGKDVLLMMDSVTRFAMAAREVGLAAGEPPTTRGYTPSVFAALPKLLERAGRSVNGTITGIYTVLVDGDDFNEPVADSVRSILDGHIVLTRDLADQGHYPAIDVLKSVSRLRSDVTPRDMLRVGQDFIRLLATYNRVEDMVNIGAYARGSNAEIDAALDMIGPQRAFLQQEVGSGSTLEESFANLAALMGGAGKLAPAQAQNARAGRGNARR, via the coding sequence GTGAGCCTCGATCCGCGCGGCTGCATAGCCCTGCTTCGCGATACCAACCCCTGCCAGACCTACGGCAAGGTCAGCAAGGTGGTCGGTCTCATCGCCGAAGGGCGCGGCATCAAGGCCCCCCTTGGCGCGGTGTGCGAGCTTTTGCCCGACGGCCGCGCCGAGAACGCCATCTACGCCGAGGTCGTCGGCTTCCGCGAGGGCGCGAGCCTGTTCATGCCCTACGGCGAGATGCGCGGCATCCGGCCCGGCTCCCTTATCCGCAATACGGCTACCCCGCCCCTGTTCCCGGTGGGTCGCAATTTTCTCGGCCGCGCCGTGGACGCCTTCGGCGCGCCCCTCGACAACGGCACGCCCATTGCCCCGGCCGCCTACTATCCTCTCTACGCCAATCCGCTCAACCCGCTGGACCGTCCGCGCATTCAGGAGCCGCTGGACGTGGGCGTGCGCGCCATCAATGGCCTGCTCACTCTCGGCAAGGGGCAGCGCGTGGGCATCATGGCCGGTTCCGGCGTGGGCAAGTCTACCCTCATGGGCATGATGGCCCGCTACACCCGCGCCGACGTCAACGTCATCGCCCTTGTCGGCGAACGCGGCCGTGAGGTGCTGGAATTCATCGAGAAGGATCTCGGTCCCGAGGGTATGGCCCGTTCCGTGCTCGTGGTCGCCACGTCGGACATGAGCCCGCTGGTGCGCATGCGCGCGGCCTACGCCGCCTCGGCCATGGCCGAATACTTTCGCGATCAGGGCAAGGACGTGCTGCTCATGATGGACTCGGTGACCCGCTTCGCCATGGCCGCCCGCGAGGTTGGCCTCGCCGCCGGGGAGCCGCCCACCACGCGCGGCTACACACCGTCGGTCTTCGCCGCGCTGCCGAAACTTCTGGAACGCGCCGGGCGCTCGGTCAACGGCACCATCACCGGCATCTACACCGTGCTCGTGGATGGCGACGACTTCAACGAGCCGGTGGCGGACTCCGTGCGCTCCATCCTCGATGGACACATTGTGCTCACACGCGATCTGGCCGATCAGGGCCACTATCCCGCCATTGATGTGCTGAAAAGCGTGTCCCGTTTGCGTTCCGATGTGACCCCACGCGACATGCTGCGTGTGGGGCAGGACTTTATCCGCCTGCTCGCCACGTACAACCGTGTGGAGGACATGGTGAACATCGGCGCGTACGCGCGCGGTTCCAACGCCGAGATCGACGCGGCCCTCGACATGATCGGTCCCCAGCGGGCCTTTCTGCAGCAGGAAGTGGGCAGCGGATCGACGCTGGAGGAAAGCTTCGCGAATCTCGCCGCGCTCATGGGGGGCGCGGGCAAGCTGGCCCCGGCGCAGGCCCAGAACGCGCGCGCCGGTCGCGGCAACGCCCGGCGCTGA